A stretch of the Nicotiana tabacum cultivar K326 unplaced genomic scaffold, ASM71507v2 Un00048, whole genome shotgun sequence genome encodes the following:
- the LOC142178917 gene encoding uncharacterized protein LOC142178917 has protein sequence MKALLGAYDVWEPTESGVDEAEDAAATNKKDQKALTLIHQGLDDKMFEKVANATTSEQAWEILQTSFKGLDKVKKVHLPTLRGEFESLHVKENESASDYISKVLAIVNQMKRYGEELKDDRVVAKILRSLDSKFDYIVVAIEESKDLDTMTIDELSSSLQAYEEKLKKPKEESVEKALQAKLSFKEKDERRGSQQRGHGNGRGCGRGGRGGSQPPNRDNKSQDYSQRRGRGRCKGWRQNQGRYDKSNVECYTCHKFGHFPWECKDNSEEKNNFVESKMKTRMPLYFLHPKEKKVWKRTNGTLTLVQVVIFVERKIYLWRLRS, from the coding sequence ATGAAGGCCTTGCTTGGTGCCTATGATGTTTGGGAACCGACAGAGTCTGGAGTTGATGAAGCGGAAGATGCCGCAGCTACAAATAAGAAAGATCAAAAGGCACTCACTCTCATCCACCAAGGTTTGGATGACAAGATGTTCGAgaaggttgcaaatgcgacaacCTCCGAGCAAGCATGGGAAATTCTTCAAACTTCCTTTAAAGGTTTGGACAAAGTGAAAAAGGTTCATCTCCCGACCTTAAGAGGAGAGTTTGAATCATTGCATGTAAAAGAAAATGAATCTGCTTCAGATTACATTTCAAAAGTTTTGGCTATTGTCAATCAAATGAAAAGATATGGTGAAGAGTTGAAGGATGATAGGGTCGTTGCAAAAATACTACGATCCCTAGATTCAAAATTtgattatattgttgttgctattgaaGAGTCCAAAGACTTGGACACCATGACCATAGATGAACTTTCGAGTTCTTTGCAAGCCTAtgaagaaaaattgaagaaaccGAAAGAAGAATCGGTTGAAAAGGCATTGCAAGCAAAACTTTCCTTCAAGGAGAAAGATGAAAGGCGTGGTTCGCAGCAAAGAGGTCATGGAAATGGAAGAGGTTGTGGTAGAGGAGGAAGAGGTGGTAGTCAACCACCAAATAGAGACAATAAAAGCCAAGACTATAGTCAAAGAAGAGGTCGTGGAAGATGCAAAGGATGGAGACAAAATCAAGGAAGGTATGACAAATCGAATGTTGAATGTTATACTTGTCATAAATTTGGACATTTTCCCTGGGAATGTAAAGATAATTCGGAGGAGAAAAACAACTTTGTGGAGAGCAAAATGAAGACGAGGATGCCACTCTACTTCTTGCATCCAAAGGAGAAGAAAGTGTGGAAAAGAACAAATGGTACCTTGACTCTGGTACAAGTAGTCATATTTGTGGAAAGAAAAATTTATTTGTGGAGATTAAGGAGCTGA